A stretch of Brassica napus cultivar Da-Ae chromosome C6, Da-Ae, whole genome shotgun sequence DNA encodes these proteins:
- the LOC106416951 gene encoding extensin, translating to MFMSHHFSSLVTRRREKMVSKLLVVKLVSFMMLFAVSHARWFRLGTGPKQVHNRPTQKCLLTFLPWCKHTPDQLPPSNTPTRKHQSPYTLTPELPPSSPTTELPSWYTPTPELPPPSYNPTPVFPPSYTATPELPPSYMPTPEVPAPSPAPY from the exons ATGTTCATGAGTCATCATTTCTCAAGTCTTGTAaccagaagaagagagaaaatggTATCGAAGCTACTTGTGGTTAAGCTAGTTTCTTTCATGATGCTATTTGCAGTATCCCATGCTAGATGGTTTCGCCTAGGTACCG GTCCGAAACAAGTTCACAACAGGCCTACCCAAAAGTGCCTCTTAACGTTTTTACCGTGGTGCAAGCATACCCCTGATCAGCTGCCACCATCAAACACTCCAACTCGGAAGCATCAATCACCGTATACTCTAACGCCGGAACTTCCACCATCATCACCTACTACGGAGCTTCCATCCTGGTACACTCCAACTCCAGAGCTCCCACCACCGTCGTACAACCCTACTCCTGTGTTCCCTCCGTCATACACTGCAACTCCGGAGCTGCCACCATCGTACATGCCTACACCAGAGGTTCCTGCTCCTTCACCGGCGCCTTATTAA